From the genome of Medicago truncatula cultivar Jemalong A17 chromosome 2, MtrunA17r5.0-ANR, whole genome shotgun sequence:
atataagttaaacATATGTAGATGTTATAactacacaatttttaatataaaaattacaatttttgaaTGCTTAAACAATGTCTTAAAGACCTTTGTTGGCATTTTCCTTGATGGTATATACACATGTAAAATAAATTACGAGTTTTTGAAATAGTTAATTTTCTCACTTTACaaaatattcactttttttatgtGTCCGGAGATCAAACCCcaaaccttgtatatattatgcattattcttACCGACTGAGTTAAGATCACGGGGCACAATATTTGGTaagaataatgcataatatttaGAAGATTAATACCACCAACGTTTCTTTGTCCTCAAACTAAATTGGGACGGGTAACCCGATGGGTAACACGAACCCCGTGCTTATTTCAGTTGTGTTCATGtattgtcccttatttttgtcCATGTTTATCTTACTGATCAAGTCAAACCAGTGCCCTTGCGTTTGGGACAGGATGTGTTACAAGATCTGACCGAGTTTTATACACCCCTAGGTAAAACCCATTATAGGTACAGTGACTAActtaaatgatatttgaacatctatttagtgacaactttctctctcatactcacattatttttttactttatctctctattccTTTGATTTCCGTGCAAATACCTACCTTTTCTCTGTAAATTATGGCTGTCAGAGAGTTGTTAACcaaattgattgttcaaataacacttctcttaacatatacatttttttttagaggaagcTTAACCTATGCATGTGATgagagtaaaataaaaatatttttttttgtaccaGTTAACTAATGGAGGCGATAACATTATTGCATTGATTGCATTtagtttttatgtttaaatgtaattttgatctctctattttttaattcaGGTGTCATATACTCAGTCAAAGAAGCTTATGAGTTGATCTTTAAGTTTTATTTAATATCAGATTCTCCATAGACATCTTAGAATAGTTTGGTTGCGTTAAAGTAACACTCTTTATTTAGAGATTGATAAATGACCGCCTTCAACTATTGATAATTTGATTTGTAGGGGTGTTTGTGAATATAATATCTCTTTTACACGCGGAAGGATGTGTAATAAATGAAACATCTAATCCTTTGTTTTTTGACTCTCATGTATCACGTAAGTTATAATCGGACGATTTGTCTTGATTACATTAGTTCTACTTTGTCAAACAATACTCTAGTCATGTTACTCAATTTATAAATTTGGTTCCTCTTGAGAAAAAAAGTGAAGGAGTGTCTTCACTCAATATGGATGGTTAGCTTGTGGATTATTTGGAAGCAACATAAGATAAACTTAAAGATATTCTTCTTAATTTGATGAAGCTTTTGATGTGGTCTTggattaaaaataaagttatgGGATTCTCCTACAATTTCTATCAATTGAGTACTCAACCTCAGGTGTTTAGGTGTAACTACTCTTGGATTCTTACTGTTTCTTTTGTTGGGTTAATAGCGTCGTTATGTTCCTGCCGTTTTCAGAGGAAAGGGTCTAAATAATTGGAATTCGACAATGATGTAACTATAGTGTGACCTAGAATTATTTCATGCAATAATTAAACTCATATTCTTTCAAACAATTCATCATTTGAGCGGTGCTCATTAACCACTCGCGTTTAATCATTTCGTTAGAAATAAACTTTttgcttattcaaaaaaaaaataatttaaaaacaagaatgaaataaacaaattataatttCTAATTTCACTACGGTGAGTaacttaaatagaaataaattattattttaaaataaatgatgcCTGAtagatatttatttaaaaataaaaataaaatgctattttatgttatttagatttctcaaaaaaaaaaaaatgttcttttagATTCACCAATTCTCTAACAAAAAGAgaattctaccaaaaaaaaattcaccaattattagtaattttactaaaatatattttaatttcagtCATGAAACTTATCCAACCTAttccaaaaagaaaacaaacttaACAAACTTTTgccaaaaagaaaacaaacttaTCCAACATATTGTCTTTTGACACAAGAAACTTATGATTgagttttgaaatttatttcaaaatcaaatccaGTAAAATTAGACTCTATCTCCAATTtaatttgagttttacctgCTAAATTTAAGGAAAAAAGGGATATACATATACACCACACATACTAGTATAtcgtattatttttttcattctttctaaATCATGCCTAGTCAGCAAACACGCTAGTGGACAAtagaattatatttttagttcaaATCCAAATGATAACAGTGACTTTCggcctaaaaaaaatagataaaggtaagtttaaaatattaaaacagtCCAAATCCACTGTCCATGCCCCCAACAAAACCGACGGCAAATAACAAAATTCTCATATTTCAACttcttattatattttcaatttgactcttcaatcataaataaaatctgCATCCAcctcaaacaatattttttttcttttgtttttaaaggttaatttttttgtgacaaataatattatttgattaattaaattataagcaACAACTAAGATCTACCAATCAAAcgaaacaactattttttttaaaattttttgtaccatttttaatatctttttatctttatcattttttaggaattatctatatcaattttgtttttatagtttttttcttcacaatttTAAATCATAAGAACTCCTTTACCAAATCAAAAACAAAGAACATTAACACCTTTATCAAGTCATCAAAATAAGAAACTCCTTATTATCCGAAATCCAAAATACATTCCTTTAAATGATTTACTTCTTTTTCAAGAATCAAATCaatcttattatatttttcgaATTAATGGATAAATCCCTTAACTTTAGTAATTTTATTCTTATCCcctttttttatgatttttatgaatttgtttttttattcttatccaTCTCTCTACCAACTCCTTCTATAAATATTTACCACCAAACCCCATTCTTGTATCACCTCTGTCACTCCCAAAACccaaaacacttttttttctctctcaaaattcACTCACTTTTCAATGGCTTCAAGCAATGGCATCCCAACCACAGGCACTGGTCTCATCGTCAGCTTCGGTGAGATGCTGATCGACTTTGTCCCAACAGTCTCCGGGGTCTCCCTCGCAGAAGCCCCCGGTTTCCTCAAAGCTCCCGGCGGTGCACCAGCGAACGTCGCCATCGCTGTTTCCCGATTAGGCGGTAAAGCTGCCTTTGTCGGGAAACTAGGCGATGACGAGTTCGGTCACATGCTTGCCGGGATCTTAAAGGAAAACGGTGTGGTTGCCGAAGGTATAACCTTTGACCAAGGTGCACGTACTGCTTTGGCGTTTGTTACTCTACGCGCCGATGGAGAGCGTGAGTTTATGTTTTATAGAAATCCAAGTGCTGACATGCTTCTTAAACCTGAAGAACTCAATCTCGAACTCATCAGATCTGTACGTAACATAACAACTTTATCTATctgttatgttttgtttttgtatagtACTTTGTTGTTTCgatgttatttttgtttgttgttgttattttcgTATCTGTGTCTTGTTTGTAACGACTTCAAATTCGTGTGTTGAGGTAAACGACATTGACATGTCAGCGTTTGTGTGTTCATGTGGTGGGGTCCATCATTAGATCTAGGACTAATATTACGTTATGTAGCAGAGCTACCGATACACGCTTTCAAAATTTGTCTAAATCCTATGATatggttttgattttgttttggtagGTGGGGTTGTTGTTTGGTGTTATTGTTACTATGTGTAGAGTAAATTACGGATTCACCCTCTAATCTTTTAGGAGTCACCCTAAAGTTGATGAAGATAAAGAGGCTTTTGAATGATGTTGACCAATTTTGTCCTCATGCTAAATTAATCTTTAAACCATGTTTCTATATGGTAAATTGGTCCTCAAATTATGCAGCTTATTAGCAAATTTATTAGTAAGATTGGTTGAACTCTTGATCGAATAGTAAGACTTATTGGTCCAATGATAGAAACAAGTTTATGCACTACCTAATTGACCCTTTTACATATCTGCAAAATTTAGAGATGTTGGTCCCTATAATTTTATGGACGAATTGATAATTTACTCTTACTATAATTACTATGTAGTAATTTTTTACTCTCTCTTACACGTGCCATTTGATAGTTACCATTAcgttgcaaaaaaaaaaaaaaaaacaggattAGGATGACGGATCATTTTTCGATCCAGTTGATTTTCTTTAATGTTTCCTCAGAATCCAACAATAATAGCATACGACGAAAGCGTTGGTAGGTTTTATCAGGAGCAATTATATTTCATAGGTGGTGTCCAATTCTTTTTATTCTTCTAGAATTTAAATAATGCAACTTGTGGTTATTCaaacatttataaatataaattcgCATGGTGTTTCACGCCGTGTTACATCATTGACTAGGTACATTATTTGGCAGCCTATTCATGCCATGtgtaataatcaaattcaaatttgccTAGTGaactaaaaatttgttaaaaaaattcatcattgtTAACGTTACTGCCTTGGTTGAATTGTGTGATTTACCATTCGAGTAATTATGAATGGGTTAGGTGACTAACTgaaacttaattttaatttgacagGCTAAAGTTTTCCACTATGGATCCATAAGCTTGATTGTGGAGCCATGTAGATCAGCACACTTGAAGGCATTGGAAGTTGCCAAAGAGGCTGGCTGCCTTCTCTCCTATGATCCTAACCTTCGCCTACCCTTGTGGCCCTCGGCCGATGAAGCTCGCAAGCAAATACTGAGTATTTGGGAAAAGGCTGATCTAATTAAGGTTAGTGATAATGAGCTGGAGTTCCTCACTGGAAGTGACAAAATTGATGATGCTACTGCTTTGACATTGTGGCACCCAAATTTGAAGTTGCTCCTTGTCACTCTTGGTGAACATGGCGCAAGATACTACACCAAGGTAAAATCTATATCCCTACTCTTTATTTACCTATCACTTTTTGTACACTATTGATTGTTAAACTTTGTCTAAAAATTGTAAACCAAAGAATATATTTGTCTAGAAACACTAATGAGTTTTTTTCCTGCCTCTTTTGCCAGAATTTCCATGGACAAGTAGATGGATTCAAAGTTAACACAGTTGATACAACTGGTGCTGGTGATTCTTTTGTTGGTGCTCTATTGGCCAAGATTGTTGATGATCAGGCCATACTAGAAGTAAGTATTTAGGGCTACCAGACCCCTTAATAAACCTTCACATTAGCTACTCAAATTGAAAAACATGTTTGAATGATTTtgtatgtaatttttttctaatgTTCTCTAAATGTCTGAGAAACACACTATAATGCTccgtttgattttttataactgGTGATTGATTGATTTTCACAAACTAATTGCAGGATGAATCAAGGCTAAGAGAAGTACTCAAGTTTGCAAATGCATGTGGAGCAATCACAACTACTAAAAAGGGAGCAATTCCTGCTCTTCCCAAGGAGGAGGATGTACTCAACCTGATCAAAGCATAGATTCCTGCATATTtacttttctttccattttttttttccacctttTCATTGTTGTTGCTCTTAATCAATTTAAGAGAGAATTTGTCTctaattttctttgttatttctttattttctgaATCAGACATCAAAATTATTGCCGAGTTTGGCCAAATAATGTTTAGGGAGTTTTGATGAGTTAttgaatgaaaatttgattcaagAGTATTGCTGCTTCTTAATCCATATTATATCTGTTAAATTTTGCCTGTGTCCGATTGTTTGACTGAgtgatatattatttgtttttcttagtgaaaaagaaaagagattaGGTTCCCAACCAGTCGATCTTACCTATTTCAAAATCATTAGCACAAGAAAGGAGTGATCTCTAAGCAATGATACACCATTTGCAATGAATTAGTTGATGTGAATCATCTTGAATGTAGTGACTTGGCTGAACGTCTTGATCTTATTGGGTACCAATTATCAATATAACTGCACTTTCTCAATCAACATACCAtacaagacaatttttttttgttcaagatTTTTGTTCAACATATAGAATTACATTCCAacaaataaaagttattttcagATAAATATTTCCGCTTATTTAAGTACATACTGCTTTTTGAAGCATGTTAGGTACTTTTGGGGACACCCTTTTGTTCTGCCTAGATGCGGGACTCAAATTTTGTTCTGTCTAGACGCGGGTACAACTATAACACGATAGCTTGAGGATGACATTCACTGACCTCCATCTTTAAAGACTTCCAAACTTTTGGACATCTTTCCCATTTTGCCTGCATGTGAGCTAGAAAAGCTTCTGCCCATTGTTCTTTACTCCCTCTAGTGCTTAAATCATAAGGCACTGAAAAACTGTTCAAACATGATTAGAATATCAGCAATATGCTTATTGACTGAACAAAGAACTCAGGATGTGGATTACTGTGTATAGACGGATACACTACAAGTCTACAACTAAAGTCCACCCATATGGAACTCGAATATCAACTAAGCCACATCTCGTGATTCAATTGTCAAACATTCTGATGAACAAAATGATATGTACAAAAATCCACAAGTAGTATTCACCTTAGCAGTTCTTCAGTTTGACTTCCTTTGTTGAGATTACTATTCCTGCAAGTGCTCAAATTTTAATATAGTCAATTTGTGTTGAAATgcttgataagaaaaaaaaaaaatgaaacaatgaTGTGATCTCAATTCCCGAGTATGGTTGAATAGTTATCAAGCATGACCACAACCACAACTCTTTGATTGGTAAAATAATCACATACACACTAAAAGCGGATATCATAGTATCTTGTTATGTCCTTTTAACTCCTTTCTTGGCCTTATTTACCATTTTTCTTACTTTAGGCTTCAGAGAATGCCTTTTTTATGGAACACACCACATGCTGGAGAATTTAATACAACAATTTCTACATCACACCAATAGCAGCATTTTCATAAAACAAACCTGCAGACAAACACTTGGAAAATATGAAGATATTTGGTTGAAAGGTTATAAACTGCATCAGAAATATGATCTTTGCCGAACAGATACACCACTGGATAGCCTAGAAGCCATCTGAAACAAATAAATACACTAAAATGAGATAGGCGACCGCAAATTAGATGTTTAATAAGGAACAAAAAACAATGTGCTATTCTATGGAACAACCATAAAGGAGTTCTACGTTGATATGGATCCCGGTACgagatttaaattttaaaggaaaaaattccAATTCCTCCGTGCTAACAAGTCTATATGATTAGACTGTGACATACCTACATCCACAACAGGGGACAGTACTAACATAAACACACAGTGGCTTTCAGGGTAAATATAACAGCATGGCCAGCCATTTTTATTCTAAACATCCCACTCCTGGAAAGAACCAAGTATGATATGGTTGATATGAACAGGATTGAAATCACCAAGTTCCCATTCCCCAAAGAGTTAGGAATTTGGCATAGATGAACTAGCCACCCAGCAGGAAAAAATGTATAAGCTTTATAATAGTACTAGATGTGATCTAAGTAACATTACTTGTTAATTCCCACAGACTCTTAACATCATTGAACATTTATAAAGACATGGAAAATGGAGTTTTAGTGCAGCTATGTATGTAACAACCAACAAGAATTCAAGTGTGAGTGTCTTCCTTCCACAGAAAATGGGGACAAAGCTAATAACCTCGTTCACTGTATAAATCTGCAGCTACATCATTTAGTGAAACCAATATAACTAATAtagtaaagtaaaaaaaaaggtaaggtGATATGTATCTAGCTCCTCTAAAGTTAACAATTgaattaatatagtaaagtaaACAATCTTAGTCGTTGaccaattttttctttgttccacTATCCGAACATGCATAACAAATCATCAATTGTATAGTGAGAGATGTCTCTCATTTATATAAACATGTTTTTAGGCCATATCTCATTTAATGTGGGACTCTCAACACCTCCTTCACACCCAAGATAGAACATCTGAAGCGTGACCTGAATGACTCGATAGCGGATATCCCAACGGATCTTGAACaaactctgataccatcttaggaATCAGAGGTTTAGGAAAATGAGAGAAAGTTTAAGCCTTAGAGGCTAaggaattatattaacaaagaTGGTGAAATTGATAGAATGAGCTCTTACTGTATATAGAGCAACTAACTATCTAGAGATCCGGGACTGTGGAAGGCAGTCTGGAAAATAAATGTTCCCagttgtgtctatctctctccaaattgcaacaaatggaaaaagttataaatggagaggatcttaacccGCTCAAGACATGTCCAAACAGTTAGAGCTGCTCCTGACAGATGAGAATGTCCTGAACATGGCTGCAAAAGTGAACATTGACGTTCGGTGCTTCATAAATGGAACTACAGGATGGAGAATGACTGTTAGAACTTAGAACACATAGTGGGACTGTTGAGTTTGCTGCAACTCACTTGGAAAAGATCAAAGTTTCCCCAAACTTAGCTGAGGCTATGGCATTGAGTAGGTGCCTACAGTGGATCCAAACAACAACTTAAAATGAGCACATAATCATTGAGTCTGACTGAGGAGTGATTGTCAAATGTTTACATGGAAGATTAAATGATGCTTCTGTTGCAAAAGTAATCACAGACAGTTTGAATTTCTGTCTAGTTTGGCAAATGGAAAAGTAGTTTTTGTTAGCAAAAGTAGAAACGCTGCTGTTCTTGAACTAGTATCTATTGCTAGGCAACATGTTTCCAAATCGTGGGTGGGCTGTGCCCCTAAACCTGTAGCAAATATTGCTGGTAATGATTCTCTTGTTTGTCTTTGAATGAAAGTTTTTTGCTGTagaaaaacaaactaaataCCTAACTGAAGCATTACTAAATGTAATCAACTAATATATTTCATATTCTATAGCGAAAGAAGTGAAATAcagaaaaggagaaaaacacATTGACATAAGCATATATATTACCGGAGAGGAATTACCCATTCAATGTTGGCACTAAGATGTCAGTGTTTTCCATACAATAACTAAGATCAATGCACTCAGTAGAAGAACAGTGGGAACAATGAGCAGAAGAGTTAGCATCATCCTTTAATTTTTCCTCCCCATTAGAGGAAAAAACCGTTGAAAACAGCTTCTGAATTGACACCATCTGCATAGCTAATTGGCTTTTCTCTATTTCCGTTATCAACTAAACACAAAATTAACCAAACATTCCATTAGGAATAAACACATGAAATTGAGTAAGATTCTGTTCGGTAAAAAATTGTGGATAAAAGCAGCGGTTGAATTAGGTTATAAATATGAGATGACAAAAGAAGTAtgcttaattaatatttaatttttttcaattaagataacaagggcaaaattgagagaaaaatgtGAGTTATAAGCTTTAAGTTACTTGGATTAGCTTATCAAAAAACATCAGCTAacaaaaataagctataagctagtgaaAAAAATGACAGTTATCAAACCGGTCATTTTAGTAGtatgagcttataagctataagctatcaactATAAGCTAGTTTGTTGTGCTTGCCGAACATACTAGTATAAGCTACTGTATCATATACGTGCTTATGTATCAGCTATTTCCATTacatagataaaataaagtcagaATATTTTTATCTAAGcaagttatttctataagctATCCTGAAAAGCTTatgaaataagctaaaaacagcTTAAGAACATGTCATAATTAATTTCTATAAGCTAATTCCAAAAAAGTCTTCAAATATTTATGGcagtaaataaacaaaaatatgttaATCTACCTGTGGGGATTCATGTTCAAGATCAACAAAGAGCAATTTCGAATCCAAAGACGAATTAACAAAATGAGTTAACTCAGTTACATGAATGAAGTAAATCATTTCTTGTATAACCATTAATCTTAATTGTTGAAAAATTTGGGATTGATTTTGAGCAAGTTGAAGAAGTGAAGAGAGTTGGTGTTGAAGTTGAGGCATGATTCCACCGTAATCGATCATAACTACGGGTCTCATTCTTGTGATTAAGGCAATGATATCTGTGATGCgtgaaattgaattgaatgtaaaaaatagaattgattgaagaaaattgaaagagaTGAAGTGTGAGGTACCTAATTGTAAACGACGTTTTGAAGAAGATTTGAGGCTCCAATTCATTTGAGATAAACATGAATCTATTGTTTTCATGGCTTCATCCAACTCTATCGcttccattttcttcttctacttctGATTCAATGTCAGTGCCgcgttcttcttcttcaacttttTTTGGGGGGTCAAAATGGAACATAGCATATGTTTGGTTCAAGGTAGAGAATAATTGATTTGGAATAAATTGATTCTTcactaaaaataagttatgtttGGATAAATTTATGGAAAAGTGAGgtgaattataaatttttctttaaatatcaattttaaataaaaaattatgaattttagcttcaagtagaattaattttaaatacaaaattaattgtattaGAAAGGAACCAAACATATTAGAATCAACTATAtgtcttcaaaataaaatttgaacctTCTAGAAGTTAGAAGTGGAACCAAAACGAGTTtaagcaaataaataagtttgtacgtattattcataagtttgtcaaggtagtttttattattataataaaacagcttatgaagatGCAAATTTCGTTAGTGAGAACTAATGAATTGACATAAAAACTTATTGATTTACATAAACTGCTTTTCATAAGcttaaaaataagtcaatccaaacgagTCCTTAGTATTTGAGTTTGAGATAGACCATAGGTCAAGGTCTAATGGTTATTCTTACTCCCTCATTTTCTATAACACACCAAGTCACAAACCACTTCGAGATTTTATAATCATAACTTTTTTTGttcccttttgttttcttttacaCACTCACTGTAATGATCTCAAGGAGGTGCTCCAAAGTATTCtcacaatttaatattttgaatttactATAAGACTAATCCTCAACTCACCagcaatttttttccttttgtttcaaAAGCGATTCTAAGaatcaaactctttttttttttcctttatggAAGAGAGTCGTACTACCAACTATTCTAACATGATTTTGATATCAAAAAGTAGATTTTTATAAGTTCTTACAATGAACCGTCATGGAACAATGCTCCAGGATCATTTAAAACTTCAATTGTGACTCGTGTAGGCCCAGAAGTAGAGTTCACAATCATCCtagttgtaattgttttttttttggtaacaaagctaataacaaagaaaaagctGAAAGTAAAAATACAGAAACAGAAACTATGCTCTAGGAAACAGAGTTCCTATGGCATCAAAGCGAATCAAATCCAAAAGCTCATGAGGTGGTGTGGCGTGGAATAAGCACTCTTCATTAGATGAAGCTCCTAACTTGGCCAAATAGTCCGCGCATTGGTTTCCCTCACGGAgactgtcataccccaattttggaccgtttaaaatctcttgtccgtattttaaaatggttcacgttccctttttattcgttttttttaccatttaaaattcgggtttcttgtctttagtcattcaaaaagtttttatttttacattttaatcAACGTTCGCAtttcacaacaattaaaaaCCGTCTCACTTTCGTTTTTACGACGCATAGTTTTTTTTACCGTAACGATCACGTCAAAAAAGAGAAGGCCTAATcgcttttttttaaaaaaaggcgTCTTTTCTTATTAATCATTTCAatcgaaatttcggcagggaggatactttgaagtacctcatgtcagattccgaagggactttttatttttttattattttttttatttttattttattattatttttttatttgtcttttttagtttgtttattattgttttattttattatttttatttttttataaaaaaaaacacaacaaagaaaagaagaagacatACGTCttccctttcttctttttcttttgcttttctttttctttttctttttattcattctttttatttttatttatttatttatttgttaagccTTTGTccccaagtctcagctgcaggggcattttggtttttgttttgtaccagagccaaccctagtttgtcactataaaaaccctgtcaatcattgggaaatgggccAGAAGTCACTGTTCACGTCAAAAAATCAGCAGCAATTCACAAACACTCATTTTCTACttttccaaccctttttcagatcaaacactaaaaattacaaagaaataacaTGAACACATGAAGAACATTCATATATTCATCAAAATCCAGCAATACCAAAACTTTACTAAAACCTCAAAACTATTCATATAACCACACAAATCACAAACAAGCAACCACAACACAACCGGACCGgagcaacaacaacacaaccgGACCGgagcaacaacaacacaaccgAACCAGAACAGCAAGCAGGCCGAACCGGAGCAGAAAGCGGAACCGGACCGTAAGGGAGCAGAAACGAACCGGAAGGAAAGAAGGGGACCGGAAAAAGAggtaaaaatttcacattttcatttgtagatctaggatttTTGGTGTATGGTTTCGAAATTTTGAGCTTGGATTCGAGTAGAGGAGGGGAAGAGGAgtattttgatgtaaaattttttcgagaaaagcaaaaaaaaactccggcgcggcggcgctccggccggccaccacgccggagttgctccggccgcccctcccccaccttcttctccggcgagattcctagagagaagtgggagcttctctctctaggtttttagaaagaggttttttttgtgatttgtgttatgtttttttgttaaaactcttttatagtgtttctttttttggtttgatcttGTGCACATGCGCATACTGCAATTCAGTGCTCCATCGCGTTACACCCCTTGGATCTGGATCATTCCTTGATCTGAGGGCTCCTGTGTAtcttgattttggatcaagTGGATTTTCTTTCTGCGTGAGTATGGTGTGGTTTCTGTTTGGACcatcagatcgttgatctgacggtcactgtgttttcagtataatccctttgtttctatgttgtttttgtgaccgttggatcttagatcctatggctaTGATGAATCCAGGGGTTTGAACTTGGaccattgatttaatccaatgatccagaattaatcctgctgagccatttgtttattatttttatttgttattgtttttactttttaaatgctgttttttattctctttgacATTTTTACGTttagaaaaaattccaaaaaatgtttttctcactatttttaattttctatcattgttaaaaatccatccttttttttcccttttaatttgtttttttttttttttttattattatttcttatatgatgatcttaaattttttattatcttaattcttgcttattatttcttatgtctcattcatcataatattccttgtgattactaaccatttaatttttgtcttaaatcatagcatgcatattcaattttctcatcattttattttgtcattgacttagtatgtataaatagggaattgatgtaatttt
Proteins encoded in this window:
- the LOC11431875 gene encoding probable fructokinase-4 — protein: MASSNGIPTTGTGLIVSFGEMLIDFVPTVSGVSLAEAPGFLKAPGGAPANVAIAVSRLGGKAAFVGKLGDDEFGHMLAGILKENGVVAEGITFDQGARTALAFVTLRADGEREFMFYRNPSADMLLKPEELNLELIRSAKVFHYGSISLIVEPCRSAHLKALEVAKEAGCLLSYDPNLRLPLWPSADEARKQILSIWEKADLIKVSDNELEFLTGSDKIDDATALTLWHPNLKLLLVTLGEHGARYYTKNFHGQVDGFKVNTVDTTGAGDSFVGALLAKIVDDQAILEDESRLREVLKFANACGAITTTKKGAIPALPKEEDVLNLIKA
- the LOC11431428 gene encoding uncharacterized protein isoform X1, translated to MEAIELDEAMKTIDSCLSQMNWSLKSSSKRRLQLDIIALITRMRPVVMIDYGGIMPQLQHQLSSLLQLAQNQSQIFQQLRLMVIQEMIYFIHVTELTHFVNSSLDSKLLFVDLEHESPQLITEIEKSQLAMQMVSIQKLFSTVFSSNGEEKLKDDANSSAHCSHCSSTECIDLSYCMENTDILVPTLNGHLLNAIASAKFGETLIFSKWLLGYPVVYLFGKDHISDAVYNLSTKYLHIFQVFVCRNSNLNKGSQTEELLSFSVPYDLSTRGSKEQWAEAFLAHMQAKWERCPKVWKSLKMEVSECHPQAIVL
- the LOC11431428 gene encoding uncharacterized protein isoform X2, with product MEAIELDEAMKTIDSCLSQMNWSLKSSSKRRLQLDIIALITRMRPVVMIDYGGIMPQLQHQLSSLLQLAQNQSQIFQQLRLMVIQEMIYFIHVTELTHFVNSSLDSKLLFVDLEHESPQLITEIEKSQLAMQMVSIQKLFSTVFSSNGEEKLKDDANSSAHCSHCSSTECIDLSYCMENTDILVPTLNGWLLGYPVVYLFGKDHISDAVYNLSTKYLHIFQVFVCRNSNLNKGSQTEELLSFSVPYDLSTRGSKEQWAEAFLAHMQAKWERCPKVWKSLKMEVSECHPQAIVL